One genomic segment of Bdellovibrionales bacterium includes these proteins:
- a CDS encoding tetratricopeptide repeat protein, whose product MSDRPKKWIIKDTDGRIHGPFGTEKVLYKIGRGELCGDESIATFPGGSWFAISQEPQFYDRLMEALEGEDSSLAYDENYDSLTPLGGKSGRKSHSSAASGSESQLTSSAESATEKKAQDPVRGSVKREIETSDPTEDDKNHKLENDNLNPQERSKNKKRERRSSKRQEDGSGVIELADLGKLIKKEKFRQLRLPMMIGIIVIALGVISQLEREKKGERVHLLHLHQGTKPLSKVQLAERTRRAQEMYTAGNYFSLLNAQNELIQVIEGDHQNASMIALLCLTYFELWPYAYQDSSDLKAISIANQRVSGIDPAGQNTATCQVVDLLVRSRYPEAKSLTEAILETYSASAQPPTPFYYLKAYLLSGGRELQTAIGYLNSAQQLSPRWLAPYILEAEFRTKSGNSSEAAKIYRKVLSQNPHHKIAKIELGLLEIKDLNHSEKGFELIKEALATNDLVPTATFSRAYFGLAEVALARKDNTLALEYAQKSYSYNSSNAMAKNVIVVLGGKERLASTSVSSQQMVFQGDQFVREGDYNAAQAHYKTAFELDKTNALAAYKAGQSLWQLSFSREAIDWLNKAIKADQKLIDAYVLLADYFTQRYDFLSAARVLAQAQRVAPRSHEVFRGYALVELRRGNAKGAIGYGNKALSLYETDVETNILLAQAYFADNDPNQAYKYASKSIELDINSRQGQIEYSRALAGIKGIEMGLDYLLKLVNSYPLVTEYRMALGEMLLSDERFPEAIEIFRQVTEIEEKPKKAFLLLGKAQRLHGQTQAALESLLKSAVLDPADTEPLFEAGLLYLEIGKPTEAKTQFQRVLRINASHPSAHYHLGRAAIQMSDPKEALAQAEEEKKINPNLADAYILAADAHYRMNQHSLCAREYTTAIKLRPQGAEAYVKLARCYRLMGSFDMAESMLKAASKYDSALPDIYRELGEVYLGKGNLVLAAETFNQYFQLSPGAQDRVLIEKRIEDAARGANR is encoded by the coding sequence ATGTCAGATCGTCCAAAAAAATGGATTATTAAAGATACCGACGGGCGAATCCATGGGCCATTTGGCACTGAGAAAGTGCTTTATAAAATTGGCCGGGGGGAACTGTGCGGCGATGAGTCCATTGCGACATTTCCTGGCGGGAGTTGGTTTGCCATCTCTCAAGAGCCTCAATTCTATGATCGCTTAATGGAGGCCTTGGAGGGTGAGGATTCTTCCCTTGCCTATGATGAAAATTATGATTCCTTGACTCCCCTGGGAGGGAAGAGTGGAAGAAAATCTCACTCCTCTGCAGCAAGCGGATCAGAAAGCCAATTGACTTCATCCGCAGAGAGTGCCACGGAAAAGAAAGCGCAGGATCCTGTTCGAGGGAGTGTAAAGAGAGAGATCGAGACAAGTGATCCAACAGAAGATGACAAGAACCATAAGTTAGAAAATGACAATCTCAATCCTCAAGAGCGATCAAAAAATAAAAAAAGAGAACGTCGCAGTTCTAAAAGACAAGAGGACGGTAGCGGTGTCATCGAGCTGGCTGATCTCGGAAAATTGATAAAGAAGGAGAAATTCAGACAACTTAGACTCCCGATGATGATTGGGATCATTGTGATTGCATTGGGTGTAATTTCTCAACTTGAAAGGGAAAAAAAAGGGGAACGTGTTCATTTGCTTCACTTGCATCAAGGAACGAAGCCTTTGTCTAAGGTTCAACTTGCTGAACGGACGCGTCGCGCTCAGGAGATGTATACAGCTGGAAATTATTTTAGTCTTCTGAATGCACAAAATGAGCTTATCCAAGTCATAGAGGGCGATCATCAAAATGCCAGCATGATAGCCTTACTTTGTCTGACCTACTTTGAATTGTGGCCATACGCTTATCAAGACTCAAGTGATTTGAAAGCAATCAGTATTGCCAATCAACGAGTGAGTGGGATTGATCCTGCGGGCCAAAACACGGCGACCTGCCAAGTGGTGGATCTTTTGGTTCGGAGTAGGTATCCAGAAGCAAAGAGTTTGACGGAGGCGATTCTCGAGACTTACAGCGCCTCTGCTCAACCACCCACTCCGTTTTATTATTTAAAGGCCTACTTGTTATCCGGGGGGCGGGAGCTTCAAACCGCAATAGGATATTTAAATTCAGCACAGCAACTTTCTCCTAGATGGCTCGCTCCATATATTTTGGAGGCGGAGTTTCGGACAAAATCAGGGAACTCTAGTGAAGCAGCAAAGATCTATCGTAAGGTGTTGAGTCAAAATCCCCATCATAAGATCGCAAAGATTGAATTGGGCTTGCTTGAAATCAAGGACTTGAATCATTCAGAAAAGGGATTTGAGTTGATAAAGGAAGCCTTGGCGACAAATGATTTGGTTCCAACTGCCACATTCTCGCGGGCTTATTTTGGTCTGGCTGAAGTGGCTTTGGCTCGCAAAGACAATACGCTGGCTTTGGAATACGCCCAAAAATCATATTCTTATAATTCCAGCAATGCCATGGCCAAAAATGTGATCGTTGTTTTAGGTGGCAAAGAGAGGCTAGCAAGCACTTCGGTAAGCAGCCAGCAAATGGTTTTTCAAGGTGATCAGTTTGTGCGTGAAGGTGATTACAATGCTGCTCAGGCGCATTATAAAACGGCTTTTGAGCTCGATAAGACAAACGCTCTGGCTGCTTACAAAGCTGGACAAAGTCTGTGGCAATTGAGTTTCAGTCGTGAGGCGATTGATTGGCTTAATAAGGCCATAAAAGCGGACCAAAAACTTATTGATGCCTACGTGCTTTTAGCGGATTACTTCACTCAACGTTATGATTTTCTATCTGCGGCCAGAGTTTTGGCGCAGGCGCAACGAGTGGCACCCAGGAGTCATGAAGTTTTTCGAGGCTATGCTTTGGTAGAGCTGCGACGTGGAAATGCCAAGGGAGCAATAGGCTACGGGAATAAGGCTCTCTCTCTTTACGAGACAGATGTTGAAACCAATATTTTATTGGCTCAAGCTTATTTTGCTGATAATGATCCGAATCAGGCCTATAAATATGCATCTAAATCCATAGAATTAGATATCAATAGTCGGCAGGGGCAAATTGAATATTCTCGAGCGCTTGCTGGGATCAAGGGCATTGAGATGGGATTAGATTATCTTCTTAAGCTCGTCAACAGCTACCCACTTGTAACGGAATACCGAATGGCTTTAGGTGAAATGCTACTGAGCGACGAAAGATTCCCTGAAGCGATTGAGATATTTCGGCAGGTAACCGAAATTGAGGAAAAACCAAAAAAGGCTTTCTTGCTCTTAGGCAAAGCACAGCGACTGCATGGTCAGACTCAGGCGGCCTTGGAGTCTCTTCTGAAATCAGCCGTTCTAGATCCGGCTGACACGGAACCTCTCTTTGAGGCCGGGCTGCTTTACTTGGAGATTGGCAAGCCTACGGAGGCAAAAACACAATTTCAAAGGGTTTTGCGAATCAACGCGAGTCATCCGAGCGCTCATTATCATTTGGGAAGAGCAGCGATTCAAATGAGTGATCCAAAAGAGGCCTTGGCTCAAGCCGAAGAGGAGAAAAAAATTAATCCAAACCTCGCAGACGCCTACATTCTGGCCGCCGACGCTCACTATCGAATGAATCAACACAGTCTTTGCGCACGAGAGTACACGACAGCCATCAAGCTGCGTCCTCAAGGGGCAGAAGCCTATGTGAAACTGGCCCGCTGTTATCGACTGATGGGCAGTTTTGATATGGCCGAAAGCATGTTAAAGGCAGCCTCTAAATATGATTCTGCATTGCCTGATATCTATCGAGAGCTAGGTGAGGTTTATCTTGGAAAGGGAAATTTGGTTCTTGCGGCTGAGACTTTTAATCAATACTTCCAGCTCAGTCCGGGAGCACAGGATCGCGTGTTGATTGAAAAGCGGATCGAAGATGCGGCACGCGGAGCGAATCGTTAG
- the rho gene encoding transcription termination factor Rho yields MSEEKEPTAPVGAVESEPRAENRVEDNRLEENRGDRDRDRHHKKRDFRPNNLHKKGRPSHQQQKRHQYGGAPNNGKRQMPMREEDEIEVIDENVDLSDINLSEDERGDLSSKNLKSKDIRDLTALAIKLKIENAAGMRRQDMVFWILKRAAQLGDIYGDGVLEILPDGYGFLRSPDYNYLPGPDDIYVSPSQIRRFGLRTGDTITGTVRPPKDGERYFALLKVDALNFEPPEKAKNKILFDNLTPLYPQERLLLEHQPNEYTTRVVDLMAPLGKGQRALIVAPPRTGKTVLLQNIANAISSNHPEVKLIVLLIDERPEEVTDMSRTVKGEVVSSTFDEPPTRHVQVAEMVIEKAKRLVEHKHDVVILLDSITRLARAYNTVVPPSGKILSGGVDSNALHKPKRFFGAARNIEEGGSLTIIATALIDTGSRMDEVIFEEFKGTGNSEIHLDRKLMEKRIFPCMDINKSGTRKEDLLIEKGELNRLWILRKVLAPMNVVDSMEFLLDKLKDCKGNKDFLSGMSG; encoded by the coding sequence ATGTCAGAGGAAAAAGAGCCTACAGCTCCAGTTGGAGCGGTCGAGTCGGAGCCAAGAGCAGAAAATCGCGTGGAAGATAATCGGTTAGAAGAAAATCGTGGGGATCGAGATCGCGATAGACACCACAAGAAGAGGGATTTTCGGCCCAACAATCTTCATAAGAAGGGTCGACCGTCTCACCAGCAACAGAAGCGCCATCAATATGGGGGAGCTCCAAACAACGGCAAACGTCAGATGCCGATGCGCGAGGAAGATGAAATTGAAGTCATAGACGAGAATGTCGATTTGTCAGATATCAATTTGAGTGAGGATGAGCGGGGTGATCTCAGCTCAAAAAATCTCAAATCAAAAGATATTCGTGATCTCACCGCTCTGGCAATAAAGCTTAAAATTGAAAATGCGGCCGGAATGCGTCGGCAAGATATGGTTTTTTGGATATTGAAGAGAGCAGCCCAGCTTGGAGATATCTACGGTGATGGAGTTTTGGAGATATTGCCTGATGGCTATGGTTTTTTGCGCTCTCCCGATTATAATTATCTTCCAGGACCTGATGATATCTATGTCAGTCCCTCTCAAATTCGCCGTTTTGGATTGCGCACGGGCGACACGATAACTGGTACGGTACGACCGCCCAAAGATGGGGAGCGATATTTTGCCCTGTTGAAGGTTGATGCTCTGAATTTTGAGCCACCAGAAAAGGCGAAGAATAAAATCCTATTTGACAATTTAACCCCACTTTATCCGCAAGAGCGATTGTTATTAGAACACCAGCCCAACGAATATACCACCCGGGTGGTCGATTTGATGGCACCTTTGGGAAAAGGTCAGCGGGCTTTGATTGTTGCTCCTCCGCGCACAGGAAAAACAGTTTTGCTTCAGAACATTGCTAACGCAATTTCCAGCAATCACCCTGAGGTGAAGCTTATCGTTTTGCTGATCGATGAGCGGCCTGAAGAGGTGACCGATATGTCTCGCACGGTAAAAGGGGAGGTTGTGAGTTCAACCTTTGATGAACCACCAACAAGACACGTACAAGTCGCTGAGATGGTTATAGAAAAGGCGAAGCGTCTTGTTGAACACAAGCATGATGTGGTCATTTTGTTGGATTCAATCACGCGCCTGGCTCGTGCCTACAATACGGTGGTGCCGCCCTCGGGAAAAATCTTGTCTGGCGGGGTGGATTCCAATGCGCTGCATAAGCCAAAGCGATTTTTTGGTGCTGCTCGTAATATTGAGGAGGGCGGAAGTCTAACGATTATAGCTACCGCACTGATTGATACGGGATCGCGAATGGACGAAGTCATTTTTGAAGAATTTAAAGGAACCGGTAATTCTGAAATTCACTTAGACAGAAAACTCATGGAAAAGAGAATCTTTCCGTGTATGGACATTAATAAGTCGGGAACTCGTAAAGAGGACCTTCTAATTGAAAAGGGTGAGCTGAATAGATTGTGGATTTTACGCAAGGTATTGGCCCCTATGAATGTTGTGGATAGCATGGAGTTTTTGTTGGATAAGTTGAAAGATTGCAAGGGCAATAAAGACTTTTTGTCAGGGATGAGTGGCTGA
- the murA gene encoding UDP-N-acetylglucosamine 1-carboxyvinyltransferase, translating into MDKMVVAKSGPLCGTVATSGSKNSALPILFSSLLAEGEHFFENVPNLVDIESTAMLLNSLGARFSREGNTVKIQTQRADSFEAHYDIVRKMRASILCLGPLLARYGHAVVSLPGGCAIGSRPINFHLDGLRELGADLKIEKGYVIGECSRLRGARILFDSPTVGGTENLMMAAVLAEGTTLIENAAKEPEIIDLANYLNAMGARVTGAGTSIIKIEGVNSLKPATHRIIPDRIEAGTLLIAGAITGGEVTVTDCVVDHLEALLLKMEESGLKISRGKNEITVHRNNGFHGVDITTAPFPAFATDLQAQFMALMTQAEGTSLISETVFENRFMHVQELVRLGADITPKSRVAVVRGTPGRLEGAPVMATDLRASASLVLVGLVASGVTKISRIYHLDRGYERLEEKLSNLGAIIKREK; encoded by the coding sequence ATGGATAAAATGGTCGTAGCAAAGAGCGGTCCTCTCTGTGGAACCGTAGCGACAAGCGGGTCCAAGAATTCAGCTTTGCCTATCCTCTTTTCTTCGCTATTGGCAGAGGGTGAGCATTTTTTTGAAAATGTGCCAAATCTTGTGGATATCGAATCGACGGCAATGCTTTTGAATTCCCTAGGGGCCCGTTTTAGTCGTGAAGGAAATACAGTCAAAATTCAAACGCAACGGGCAGATAGTTTTGAGGCTCACTACGATATTGTTCGCAAGATGCGGGCAAGTATTTTGTGTTTAGGACCGCTTCTTGCTCGCTACGGACACGCAGTTGTAAGTCTGCCAGGCGGTTGTGCAATTGGCTCTCGTCCCATTAATTTCCATTTGGATGGCTTGAGAGAATTGGGCGCCGATTTGAAGATCGAGAAGGGTTATGTCATTGGGGAATGTTCTCGGTTGCGCGGAGCGAGGATTTTATTTGATTCCCCAACCGTGGGGGGCACTGAAAATCTCATGATGGCTGCCGTGCTTGCCGAAGGGACCACCCTTATTGAAAATGCCGCGAAGGAACCAGAAATTATCGACCTCGCCAATTACCTAAATGCGATGGGAGCTCGGGTTACGGGTGCGGGCACAAGTATTATAAAAATTGAAGGAGTTAATTCGTTAAAACCGGCTACTCACCGAATTATTCCTGATCGAATTGAAGCAGGAACTTTGTTGATTGCAGGAGCGATAACGGGTGGAGAGGTAACTGTTACGGATTGTGTGGTTGATCATCTTGAAGCCCTCTTGTTGAAGATGGAGGAGAGTGGATTAAAGATATCTCGAGGAAAAAATGAAATCACTGTCCATCGAAATAATGGATTTCATGGAGTCGATATCACAACGGCACCTTTTCCGGCTTTTGCAACAGATTTGCAGGCCCAGTTCATGGCTTTGATGACTCAGGCGGAGGGAACCAGCCTCATATCTGAAACGGTGTTTGAGAATAGATTTATGCATGTTCAGGAGTTGGTGCGACTGGGTGCTGATATAACACCAAAGTCTCGAGTGGCGGTCGTCCGGGGAACTCCCGGGCGTCTCGAGGGAGCACCGGTGATGGCGACAGACTTGCGGGCCAGTGCAAGTCTGGTACTCGTCGGTCTCGTCGCCAGTGGAGTGACTAAAATCAGTCGTATCTACCACTTGGATCGTGGGTATGAAAGACTTGAGGAGAAGTTGTCGAACTTAGGGGCCATTATAAAACGCGAGAAATAG
- the prfA gene encoding peptide chain release factor 1 has product MFSKLEEVESRFERIQQELQEPGIANDQDKYRNLMKELSSLQDVVRTFREYKRTLAEIAGNKEILEHDKDEELRNLAKEELADLVQVQDQLQRDLQVLLLPKDPADEKDVILEIRAGAGGDEASLFAAELFAAYSHYSSKRGWKVNLISASPGNLGGYREIIASIAGDRVYSNLKFESGVHRVQRVPKTESQGRIHTSTVTVAILPEADEVSVKIDPNDLRIDVFRSSGHGGQSVNTTESAVRVTHIPSGLVVSCQDGKSQLSNKEQALKVLYSRLLALEEEKARKEASTARLAQMGTGDRSERIRTYNFPQSRITDHRVGLTIHQLNEVLAGDMEPIIDPLKAHFQAELLKQQGLK; this is encoded by the coding sequence ATGTTTTCAAAGCTCGAAGAGGTGGAGAGTCGTTTCGAGCGAATTCAACAAGAGTTGCAAGAGCCCGGAATTGCAAATGATCAGGACAAGTACAGAAATTTAATGAAGGAACTATCGAGCCTTCAGGATGTGGTTCGTACTTTTCGGGAATACAAAAGAACCTTAGCTGAAATTGCTGGTAACAAAGAAATATTGGAACACGACAAGGACGAAGAACTCAGAAATCTCGCTAAGGAGGAATTGGCGGATTTGGTCCAAGTCCAAGATCAGTTGCAGAGGGATCTACAGGTTCTATTATTGCCAAAGGATCCAGCTGACGAGAAGGATGTCATATTAGAGATCCGTGCGGGTGCAGGTGGAGACGAGGCGAGTCTTTTTGCCGCTGAATTGTTTGCGGCCTATTCTCATTACTCGAGCAAACGAGGATGGAAAGTCAATTTGATCAGTGCATCTCCTGGCAACTTAGGTGGGTACAGAGAGATTATTGCTTCTATAGCTGGCGATCGTGTTTACTCAAACTTAAAGTTTGAGAGTGGTGTTCATCGAGTTCAGAGGGTTCCAAAGACTGAGTCTCAGGGAAGAATTCACACGTCAACTGTCACTGTGGCCATTTTGCCTGAGGCAGATGAAGTGAGCGTAAAGATTGACCCCAACGACTTGCGTATAGATGTGTTTCGTTCGAGCGGACACGGGGGCCAGTCTGTTAATACGACGGAGTCAGCTGTTCGAGTGACTCATATTCCGAGCGGTTTGGTGGTGAGTTGTCAGGATGGCAAGTCACAACTTTCAAACAAGGAACAAGCACTCAAGGTATTGTATTCTCGGTTGTTGGCTCTAGAGGAAGAAAAAGCAAGAAAGGAAGCTTCCACAGCCAGATTGGCTCAAATGGGAACTGGAGATCGAAGCGAAAGAATAAGAACCTACAATTTTCCCCAGTCGAGAATAACGGACCATCGAGTTGGATTAACTATTCATCAGTTGAATGAGGTATTGGCGGGAGACATGGAGCCAATCATTGATCCTCTCAAGGCTCATTTTCAGGCCGAACTGCTGAAACAACAGGGTCTGAAATAG
- the prmC gene encoding peptide chain release factor N(5)-glutamine methyltransferase has protein sequence MTIDGIIRLGTQKLTDALIENARLEAEWLLAEKLKWRREDLIIKGSLGITEDQENQFFAWIERRAAGEPFAYILGYRDFYRSRFFVGPGVLIPRPETEMLVEFGEKWLKSLKPERKGNFKFIDFGCGTGCIGLSLLRQCGGNLLAIDISAQALTYAIKNAQTLGLMDQTTFIESSVQDFEKKMGSALSDWNKVDLVLANPPYIGLEDPEISPQVKKFEPHLALYGGQTGLEQFSEWVPIIARSLAKGGALVVEHGAKQSEQVVKIILQKGQFERVESYHDLAGWDRMVFAIKK, from the coding sequence ATGACTATTGATGGGATAATCAGGCTTGGTACTCAGAAATTAACGGATGCTCTGATAGAAAACGCGCGGCTGGAAGCGGAGTGGCTTCTGGCTGAAAAGTTGAAGTGGCGTCGAGAAGATCTCATCATCAAAGGGTCCTTGGGAATTACAGAGGACCAAGAAAATCAATTTTTTGCTTGGATAGAAAGAAGGGCCGCAGGCGAACCATTTGCCTACATTCTTGGTTACCGGGACTTCTATCGGTCCCGCTTCTTTGTTGGACCAGGTGTCTTAATTCCCCGCCCTGAGACTGAGATGCTTGTTGAATTTGGTGAAAAGTGGCTGAAGTCTCTTAAACCTGAAAGGAAAGGAAATTTCAAATTCATCGATTTTGGCTGTGGAACAGGATGTATCGGACTATCACTGCTGAGACAATGTGGCGGGAATTTATTAGCGATAGATATTTCTGCTCAAGCCTTAACTTATGCTATTAAAAACGCTCAGACTTTGGGCCTTATGGACCAAACAACTTTCATTGAATCAAGTGTGCAGGATTTCGAGAAAAAAATGGGATCTGCCTTGTCTGACTGGAACAAGGTCGATTTAGTCTTGGCAAATCCTCCCTACATTGGGCTTGAGGATCCAGAAATCAGTCCACAGGTGAAGAAATTTGAACCTCATTTGGCTCTGTATGGAGGCCAAACTGGATTGGAGCAATTTTCAGAATGGGTTCCAATAATAGCAAGAAGCCTGGCTAAAGGTGGGGCTTTGGTCGTCGAACACGGAGCAAAACAGTCGGAGCAAGTTGTCAAAATTATTCTGCAGAAAGGTCAATTTGAACGCGTTGAATCCTATCATGACCTGGCGGGATGGGATAGAATGGTGTTCGCGATAAAGAAATAG